The following coding sequences are from one Rhipicephalus microplus isolate Deutch F79 chromosome 3, USDA_Rmic, whole genome shotgun sequence window:
- the LOC119162004 gene encoding transcription factor HES-2-like, translating to MQSPNCHSPSTAFLRRKHFTTLKHTRLASSPLIKNGTLLSHFLQVMKPLMEKRRRARINNCLSELKRFLMANDGGTFEKQSSRSQRVEKADILEMTVKFLRQRQLQLESDIMPSLLVISA from the exons ATGCAATCGCCTAACTGCCATTCACCATCGACGGCGTTCCTCAGAAGAAAG CATTTCACCACCTTGAAGCACACCAGGCTAGCATCTTCACCTCTCATCAAAAACGGCACCCTCCTCTCCCACTTCTTACAGGTGATGAAACCCCTGATGGAGAAGCGTCGCCGGGCGCGCATCAACAACTGCCTATCAGAGCTCAAGCGGTTCCTGATGGCTAACGACGGCGGCACCTTCGAGAAGCAGAGCTCGCGGTCACAACGCGTCGAGAAGGCAGACATCCTCGAGATGACCGTCAAGTTCCTCCGACAGCGGCAGCTCCAGCTCGAAAGTG ATATAATGCCCTCGTTGCTGGTCATTTCTGCATAA